The following proteins come from a genomic window of Planctomycetota bacterium:
- a CDS encoding ABC transporter permease subunit, with protein sequence MLTAMSFIGPLALWCLVSYVPFIWHPDVRLDIAALRDDSTTIYTAGDHLSRAYFAEFVQAIRAENQKIVDTRKAGGTEEASSSGRRANLKKLRQLASVGLANGWLDEKTKEDDAAIYQLWEGLATGRLTSTNVAITNENMGVIRDNWSHLGAAGPAYSFAKLPAEPLLKLVPQGQVSNPDYLPPPHRVILTGFADWVNDPGNDKATMGQRLVQSVYIVFGGFLISCLIGIPLGILCGTYSLISRIFEPFIDFFRYMPAPAFSTLLVAILLAHNAPKIALVFIGTFFHMVLMIAKTTRMLDYSLIEAAQTLGADNRRLLTRVVIPGILPDLYNDLRILLGWAWTWLVIAELIGVKSGLTEFIETQGRWRNFDRVFPVIIMIGLLGFFTDQLLMALRRILFPWEYAMEGRAKTWFGRIVEAMRTPPIPPPRLKAKLEAQARAMRKGAADVGFD encoded by the coding sequence ATGCTCACGGCCATGTCGTTCATCGGTCCTCTCGCGCTCTGGTGTCTCGTCAGCTATGTCCCGTTCATCTGGCATCCCGATGTGCGACTCGACATCGCCGCGCTGCGCGACGATTCCACCACGATCTACACCGCCGGCGACCACCTGAGCCGCGCGTACTTCGCCGAGTTCGTCCAAGCCATCCGCGCGGAGAATCAGAAGATCGTCGACACGCGCAAAGCCGGCGGGACGGAGGAAGCGTCGTCATCCGGCCGTCGCGCGAATCTCAAGAAACTGCGGCAGCTCGCCTCGGTGGGACTCGCCAACGGCTGGCTCGACGAGAAGACCAAGGAAGACGACGCAGCGATCTATCAGCTATGGGAAGGACTGGCGACAGGCCGGCTCACTTCGACGAATGTCGCCATCACCAACGAGAACATGGGCGTCATCCGCGACAACTGGTCGCATCTTGGTGCGGCGGGTCCGGCGTATAGTTTTGCGAAGCTCCCGGCCGAGCCGTTGCTCAAGCTTGTTCCGCAGGGGCAAGTGTCGAACCCCGACTATCTCCCCCCGCCGCATCGCGTGATCCTCACGGGTTTCGCCGATTGGGTCAACGATCCGGGCAACGACAAGGCGACGATGGGTCAGCGGCTCGTGCAGAGCGTCTATATCGTCTTCGGCGGATTCCTCATCAGTTGCCTCATCGGCATCCCGCTGGGCATTCTCTGCGGGACATACTCGCTGATATCGCGGATATTTGAGCCGTTTATCGACTTCTTCCGCTACATGCCCGCCCCGGCGTTCAGCACGCTGCTGGTGGCGATCCTGCTCGCGCACAACGCCCCGAAAATCGCGCTGGTATTCATCGGCACGTTCTTCCACATGGTGCTCATGATCGCCAAGACGACGCGTATGCTCGATTACAGTCTGATCGAAGCGGCGCAGACGCTCGGGGCGGACAATCGCCGGCTCCTGACGCGCGTGGTGATCCCCGGAATTCTGCCGGACCTTTATAATGATTTGCGCATCCTGCTCGGATGGGCATGGACCTGGCTGGTCATCGCGGAGTTGATCGGCGTCAAGAGCGGGCTGACGGAGTTCATCGAGACGCAGGGCCGGTGGCGGAATTTCGATCGCGTCTTTCCGGTGATCATCATGATCGGGCTGCTCGGGTTCTTCACGGATCAATTGTTGATGGCGCTGCGGCGCATCTTGTTCCCATGGGAATACGCCATGGAGGGTCGGGCGAAGACGTGGTTCGGCCGCATCGTCGAAGCGATGCGCACGCCGCCGATTCCTCCGCCGCGCTTGAAGGCGAAGCTCGAGGCGCAGGCGCGGGCGATGCGAAAGGGGGCGGCCGATGTCGGATTTGATTGA
- a CDS encoding DUF1989 domain-containing protein has product MEFAITQTADPHLENLPGPIVYDHVVPPRAPWSHPVLRGQTLRIVDLEGNQAVDFLVYDLHEPRVRYSSCETIVEQGNIFLSVGTKLMSNEGDPMMTIIADNCGRHDTSGGACSVESNSLRYGHHTRCQHACVDNFLNALLPYDMGKRDMVSNINWFMNVPVEPDGSLGIVDGLSAPGKFVDLRAEIDCLAVVSNCPQINNPCNGFNPTRVRMIVSDPSA; this is encoded by the coding sequence ATGGAGTTCGCCATTACCCAAACCGCTGATCCCCATCTCGAAAATCTGCCCGGCCCGATCGTGTACGACCATGTCGTGCCCCCCCGCGCGCCGTGGTCGCATCCGGTCCTGCGCGGACAGACGCTGCGCATCGTCGACCTCGAAGGCAATCAGGCCGTCGACTTCCTTGTGTACGACCTGCACGAGCCGCGCGTGCGCTACAGCTCGTGCGAAACGATCGTCGAGCAGGGCAATATCTTCCTCTCCGTCGGCACGAAGCTCATGAGCAACGAAGGCGACCCGATGATGACCATCATCGCCGACAACTGCGGGCGACACGACACATCCGGCGGGGCGTGCAGCGTCGAGTCCAACAGTCTCCGCTACGGGCATCACACGCGCTGTCAGCACGCCTGTGTCGACAACTTCTTAAACGCCCTGCTGCCCTACGACATGGGCAAGCGCGACATGGTCTCGAACATCAACTGGTTCATGAACGTCCCCGTCGAACCCGACGGGTCGCTGGGCATCGTCGACGGCCTCAGCGCCCCCGGCAAGTTCGTTGATCTCCGCGCAGAGATCGATTGTCTGGCCGTCGTGTCCAACTGCCCGCAGATCAACAACCCCTGCAACGGATTCAACCCCACGCGCGTGCGCATGATTGTCTCGGATCCGTCCGCCTAG
- the uca gene encoding urea carboxylase: MFHTVLVANRGEIAARVMRTLGKLGVRSVAVYSEADRDAPHVAMADFAECLGPAPVDQSYLRADRILEAAKRHGAQAIHPGYGFLSENAGFAQLCDEAGIIFIGPTADQMRDFGLKHTARAIAKRAGVPLLPGTELLDTQAAALQAAQHIQYPVILKATAGGGGIGMRICHNPTELSAAFDVVRHLGEANFRSAGVYLERYVADARHIEVQIFGDGDGRVLALGERDCSTQRRNQKVIEETPAPGLLAADRARLFDAATRLGSAINYRSAGTVEFIYDVARNAFYFLEVNTRLQVEHGVTEQVLGIDLVEWMVRLAAGDDRFMDHPLPPPRGHSIQARLYAEDPAKDFRPSAGPLTQVHFPADCRIDTWVEPGLEVSPFYDPMLAKLIVTATTRDEAVTKLAKALDETRLSGIETNVDYLRAVVRSDTFARGEMTTRYLSKYVYTPATIDVLSPGNFTTIQDYPGRIGYWDVGVPPSGPMDHLSFRLGNRIVGNPEGAPGLELTVAGPTLRFNTRAVICLTGADMNAKLDGAPVDRYTPIDIPAGATLKLGRITGPGARSYLLIAGGLDVPAYLNSRSTFTLGQFGGHAGRTLRTGDVLHLAHEPTVSEPRAVGDDIAPMLTRTWKIGVMDGPHGSPDFFTDRDIEMLFATDWEVHYNSARTGVRLVGPKPTWARSDGGEAGLHPSNIHDNAYAIGTIDFTGDMPIILGPDGPSLGGFVCPATIVQAELWKIGQLATGDTVRFVRICPDDASAMEMKQDAMIDTLTAPPAESFSLAPLVSGPRYVWLDRPAAGDRSRVVYRRSGDRSMLIEYGPLVLDLDLRFRVHALMTRLQKEQLPGVIDLTPGIRSLQIHYDARVLPFDELVHALTRIEDDLPAVDDMEVEARIVRMPLSWNDSDTQRAIQKYMQSVRDDAPWCPSNIEFIRRINGLASVDDVKRIFFDASYLVLGLGDVYLGAPVATPMDPRHRLVTTKYNPARTWTPENAVGIGGAYLCIYGMEGPGGYQFVGRTAQVWNRWRSTADFEPGSPWLLRFFDQLRFYEVSHDELMQFRGDFLHGRVKLDVEKITFRLRDYHAFLESIRDDAAAFKRKQQAAFEAERAEWERRGEFRRAEAAAAGSAPAEVEIDVPVGGEVIESPMGASVWKVLVEAGARVKAGDTLAILEAMKMETPIVAAGDGKVHAAVCKAGQIVRAGQALFVMMEEA, translated from the coding sequence ATGTTCCATACCGTTCTGGTCGCCAACCGCGGCGAGATCGCCGCTCGTGTGATGCGTACGCTTGGCAAGCTCGGCGTGCGCAGCGTGGCCGTGTACTCCGAAGCCGACCGCGATGCGCCGCATGTGGCGATGGCCGACTTCGCTGAATGCCTCGGCCCCGCGCCGGTGGACCAGTCATACCTGCGTGCCGATCGCATCCTTGAAGCCGCCAAACGTCACGGCGCGCAAGCGATTCATCCCGGTTACGGCTTCCTCTCGGAAAACGCTGGCTTCGCGCAGTTGTGCGACGAAGCGGGCATCATATTCATCGGCCCGACTGCCGATCAGATGCGCGATTTCGGTCTCAAACATACCGCCCGCGCCATCGCCAAACGTGCCGGCGTCCCGCTCCTGCCGGGCACCGAACTCCTCGACACCCAAGCCGCGGCGCTCCAGGCGGCCCAGCACATCCAATACCCCGTCATTCTCAAAGCCACCGCCGGCGGCGGGGGCATCGGCATGCGCATTTGTCACAATCCCACCGAGCTTTCCGCCGCGTTCGACGTGGTGCGGCACCTCGGTGAAGCCAACTTCCGTTCGGCCGGCGTGTATCTGGAGCGGTACGTCGCCGATGCGCGCCACATCGAGGTGCAGATCTTCGGCGACGGCGACGGGCGCGTCCTGGCGCTGGGCGAGCGCGACTGCTCGACGCAGCGGCGCAATCAGAAAGTCATCGAAGAGACGCCCGCCCCCGGACTCTTGGCCGCCGACCGCGCCCGGCTCTTCGACGCCGCGACGCGCCTCGGCTCCGCCATCAACTACCGCTCCGCCGGCACGGTGGAGTTCATCTACGATGTCGCCCGCAATGCGTTCTATTTCCTTGAGGTCAACACACGCTTGCAGGTCGAGCATGGCGTGACCGAGCAGGTGCTCGGCATCGACCTCGTCGAATGGATGGTGCGCCTCGCCGCCGGGGATGACCGGTTCATGGATCACCCCCTGCCGCCCCCGCGCGGGCACTCGATTCAGGCGCGACTCTATGCGGAAGACCCGGCCAAAGACTTCCGTCCTTCAGCAGGCCCGCTGACGCAGGTGCATTTCCCCGCCGATTGCCGGATCGACACATGGGTCGAACCCGGCCTGGAGGTCTCGCCGTTCTACGATCCGATGCTCGCCAAGCTGATCGTCACCGCAACGACGCGTGATGAAGCGGTGACGAAACTCGCCAAGGCCCTCGACGAAACGCGTCTCTCGGGCATCGAGACGAATGTCGATTACCTGCGTGCGGTCGTGCGCTCGGACACATTCGCGCGCGGCGAAATGACGACGCGTTATCTCTCGAAGTACGTGTACACGCCCGCCACGATCGACGTGCTATCTCCGGGCAATTTCACGACGATTCAGGATTATCCCGGGCGGATCGGGTACTGGGACGTGGGCGTACCGCCGAGCGGGCCGATGGATCATCTGTCGTTCCGGCTCGGCAATCGGATCGTCGGCAATCCCGAAGGCGCGCCCGGCCTGGAGCTGACCGTCGCCGGCCCGACGCTGCGCTTCAACACGCGCGCCGTCATCTGCCTCACCGGCGCGGACATGAACGCCAAACTCGACGGCGCCCCCGTTGATCGCTACACGCCGATCGACATCCCCGCCGGCGCGACGCTCAAGCTCGGGCGCATCACCGGCCCGGGCGCGCGCAGCTATCTGCTCATCGCCGGCGGACTCGACGTGCCCGCCTACCTCAACAGTCGATCGACCTTCACGCTCGGCCAGTTCGGCGGGCACGCCGGTCGCACGCTGCGCACCGGTGATGTGCTGCATCTGGCGCACGAGCCGACGGTGTCGGAGCCGCGCGCGGTCGGCGATGACATCGCGCCGATGCTCACCAGGACATGGAAGATCGGCGTGATGGACGGGCCGCACGGGTCGCCGGACTTTTTCACCGACCGCGACATCGAGATGCTTTTCGCGACGGACTGGGAGGTGCACTACAACTCGGCGCGGACGGGCGTGCGGCTTGTCGGGCCCAAGCCGACATGGGCGCGCTCCGACGGCGGCGAGGCGGGGCTGCATCCGTCGAACATCCACGACAACGCCTACGCCATCGGCACCATCGACTTCACCGGCGACATGCCGATCATTCTCGGGCCCGACGGGCCGAGTCTGGGCGGCTTTGTCTGCCCGGCGACGATCGTACAGGCGGAGCTTTGGAAAATTGGCCAGCTCGCCACCGGCGACACGGTCCGTTTCGTCCGCATCTGCCCCGATGATGCGAGCGCGATGGAAATGAAACAGGACGCCATGATCGACACGCTGACCGCGCCGCCGGCGGAGAGTTTCTCGCTGGCGCCGCTCGTGTCCGGGCCGCGCTACGTCTGGCTCGATCGACCCGCCGCGGGCGATCGGTCCCGCGTCGTGTACCGCCGTTCGGGCGATCGGTCGATGCTCATCGAATACGGCCCGCTGGTGCTTGACCTGGACCTGCGCTTCCGCGTCCACGCCCTGATGACGCGGCTGCAAAAGGAACAACTTCCGGGGGTCATTGATCTGACGCCGGGTATTCGTTCGCTGCAGATTCATTATGATGCGCGCGTGCTGCCGTTTGACGAACTGGTTCACGCACTGACGCGGATCGAGGACGATCTTCCGGCGGTGGACGACATGGAGGTCGAAGCGCGCATCGTGCGGATGCCGCTGTCATGGAACGACAGCGACACGCAGCGCGCGATTCAGAAGTACATGCAGTCGGTGCGCGACGATGCGCCGTGGTGCCCGAGCAATATCGAATTCATCCGGCGCATCAATGGACTTGCGAGCGTCGATGACGTGAAGCGGATATTCTTCGACGCCAGCTACCTTGTGCTCGGGTTGGGCGATGTGTATCTGGGTGCGCCTGTGGCGACGCCGATGGATCCGCGTCATCGGCTGGTGACGACCAAGTACAACCCGGCCCGGACTTGGACACCGGAGAACGCGGTCGGCATCGGCGGCGCGTACCTGTGCATTTACGGCATGGAGGGCCCGGGCGGGTATCAGTTCGTGGGGCGCACGGCACAGGTATGGAACCGCTGGCGCAGCACGGCGGACTTTGAGCCGGGTTCGCCGTGGCTTTTGCGCTTCTTCGATCAGCTTCGGTTTTACGAAGTATCGCACGACGAATTGATGCAGTTTCGCGGGGATTTTCTGCATGGGCGCGTCAAGCTCGACGTCGAGAAGATCACGTTCCGCCTGAGGGACTATCACGCCTTTTTGGAGTCGATCCGGGACGACGCGGCGGCGTTCAAGCGGAAGCAGCAGGCGGCGTTCGAGGCGGAGCGTGCGGAGTGGGAACGGCGCGGCGAGTTTCGCCGGGCGGAAGCGGCGGCGGCCGGAAGCGCGCCGGCGGAAGTCGAGATTGACGTGCCGGTCGGCGGCGAAGTGATTGAGTCGCCGATGGGCGCGAGCGTGTGGAAGGTGCTTGTCGAAGCGGGCGCGCGCGTGAAGGCAGGCGACACGCTGGCGATATTGGAAGCGATGAAGATGGAGACGCCGATTGTGGCGGCGGGCGATGGGAAGGTGCATGCGGCGGTGTGCAAGGCGGGACAAATCGTGCGGGCGGGTCAGGCGCTGTTTGTGATGATGGAGGAAGCATGA
- a CDS encoding transporter substrate-binding domain-containing protein translates to MFKSLVVAALAGLVTLVSMPRPVQAADKEPLTIAYSDWPGWVAWEIAIQKHWFEEAGVDVKFLWFDYVPSMDAYAAGKVDAVCMTNGDALVTGATGKASVGIIINDFSNGNDMIVARPGINTVKDLKGKKVGIEAGFVEHLLLLTALKQNGMTGDDITIVNTPTNETPQVLKSGAVEAIGAWQPNSGQALKIVGGSRPIFTSADAPGIIYDLLYVSQESLDKRRDDWMKVVKVWYRIVAYLKDEANRDEALKILAARVDIKPEEYEPFFKGTYILSLDEAMMKWKKSTSADDLGSVYGSTILVNAFNVEQKVYEKPLEIEKYLDPSLTMQYAKSLGK, encoded by the coding sequence ATGTTCAAGTCGCTGGTGGTCGCCGCGCTCGCTGGTTTGGTGACGCTCGTTTCGATGCCCCGCCCGGTGCAGGCGGCGGACAAGGAGCCGTTGACGATCGCCTACTCCGACTGGCCCGGCTGGGTGGCGTGGGAGATCGCCATTCAAAAGCACTGGTTCGAGGAAGCGGGCGTCGACGTCAAGTTCCTCTGGTTCGATTATGTGCCGTCGATGGACGCCTACGCGGCCGGCAAGGTCGACGCGGTGTGCATGACCAACGGCGACGCCCTCGTCACCGGCGCGACCGGCAAGGCCTCCGTCGGCATCATCATCAACGACTTCTCCAATGGCAACGACATGATCGTCGCCCGCCCCGGCATCAACACCGTCAAGGACCTCAAGGGCAAAAAGGTCGGCATCGAAGCGGGCTTCGTCGAACATCTGCTCCTGCTCACCGCACTCAAACAGAACGGCATGACCGGCGATGACATCACGATCGTCAACACGCCGACCAACGAAACGCCGCAGGTCCTCAAGAGCGGGGCCGTCGAAGCCATCGGCGCGTGGCAGCCCAACTCGGGGCAGGCGCTGAAAATCGTCGGCGGATCCAGGCCGATCTTCACCAGCGCCGACGCCCCCGGCATCATCTATGACCTGCTCTACGTCTCGCAGGAAAGTCTCGACAAGCGGCGGGACGACTGGATGAAAGTCGTCAAGGTCTGGTACCGCATCGTGGCCTACCTCAAGGACGAAGCCAACCGCGACGAGGCCCTGAAGATTCTCGCCGCCCGCGTCGACATCAAGCCCGAAGAGTACGAGCCGTTCTTCAAGGGCACATACATCCTCTCGCTCGACGAAGCGATGATGAAATGGAAAAAGTCCACGAGCGCCGACGACCTGGGCTCCGTGTACGGATCGACGATCCTCGTCAACGCGTTCAACGTCGAGCAGAAAGTCTACGAAAAGCCGCTGGAAATCGAGAAGTATCTCGATCCGAGTCTGACGATGCAATACGCCAAGTCGCTGGGCAAATAG
- a CDS encoding ATP-binding cassette domain-containing protein, whose translation MELPDYRLMSPAVRERFDRLYQRPIVLDVMDVDKTFISPQGQTIAALRGIRFSIHRREIICMIGPSGCGKSTLNRIVAGLDEPTDGQILLDGREVTGPGPDRGMVFQSYTLFPWLSVLKNVMFGLRLRGRDRASAEAEAMQWIDMVGLSEFAHHYPQQLSGGMKQRVAIARALANRPRILLMDEPFGALDAQTRCQMQQYLLQIWQNVDITILFVTHDLDEAIYLSDRIVVLGRNPGHVMEIIETPIAHPRGPECLLSSPFLAVKRRLEELIHPAGAAAEKPLPISRMTKVGDDVF comes from the coding sequence ATTGAGCTGCCGGACTATCGGCTGATGAGCCCGGCGGTGCGCGAGCGGTTCGATCGCCTCTATCAGCGGCCGATCGTGCTGGACGTGATGGATGTGGACAAGACGTTCATCAGTCCGCAGGGCCAAACGATCGCGGCGCTGCGCGGCATTCGCTTTTCCATTCATCGGCGCGAGATCATCTGCATGATCGGCCCGTCGGGCTGCGGCAAGAGCACGCTCAACCGCATCGTCGCCGGCCTGGACGAGCCGACCGACGGACAGATTTTGCTCGACGGCAGGGAAGTCACCGGACCGGGGCCTGATCGGGGCATGGTGTTTCAGAGCTACACGCTGTTTCCCTGGCTGAGCGTGCTCAAGAATGTCATGTTCGGCCTGCGTCTGCGCGGGCGCGACCGGGCGAGCGCCGAAGCGGAGGCGATGCAGTGGATCGACATGGTGGGGCTCTCCGAATTCGCGCATCATTATCCGCAGCAGCTTTCGGGCGGCATGAAGCAGCGTGTCGCCATCGCCCGGGCACTGGCGAATCGGCCGCGCATTCTGCTCATGGACGAACCCTTCGGCGCGCTTGATGCGCAGACGCGGTGTCAGATGCAGCAGTACCTTTTGCAGATCTGGCAGAATGTGGACATCACGATATTGTTTGTCACGCACGATCTCGACGAAGCGATTTATCTATCCGATCGCATCGTCGTGCTCGGGCGCAATCCGGGGCACGTGATGGAGATCATCGAGACGCCGATTGCGCATCCGCGCGGGCCGGAGTGTCTGCTGAGCTCGCCTTTTCTGGCGGTGAAGCGGCGGCTTGAGGAACTGATCCACCCCGCCGGCGCCGCGGCCGAGAAGCCGCTGCCGATTTCCCGCATGACGAAAGTCGGGGACGATGTCTTTTGA
- the atzF gene encoding allophanate hydrolase, with product MTKLRAAYDARAIDPREVVEEVLARIGRHDQPQAWIHRVSQDILRRRAAELSAIAGEARKALPLYGVPFAVKDNIDVAGVPTTAGCPAYAYTPSATAFAVQRLLEAGAIFVGKTNMDAFATGLVGTRSPYGACHSVYHRDYISGGSSSGSAVVTADELVTFALGTDTAGSGRVPAAFNGLIGLKPTRGRISMRGVVPACRSLDCVSIFTKHAGDAERVLDVVGAYDEADAYARWTPMLTRATGAFRFGILRENQREFFGDSAAAAMYEKAIARCVELGGEAVEFDYEPLHLAARLLYGGPWVAERYAAIAKFFDADAADIDETVRTIIGKAKEIRADEAFGAMYLLEELRGQCAKVWEVADVLMLPTAPTMYRIEEVKAEPIKLNTNLGHYTNFMNLLDWCGVATPAGLRADGLPFGVTFIGRAWSEATLLDLARRFAGEAEAAVRPLARPREMVKLVVVGAHLSGMPLNWQLMSRGAKLIASCRTAAAYRLYALANSKPAKPALVHVGKSGAAIEVEVWTMSVEAFGSFVDDVPGPLAIGTVTLDDGGAVHGFVAEPRALDGAIDITHFRGWRAYVKQGGGT from the coding sequence ATGACCAAACTGCGGGCGGCCTACGACGCGCGGGCGATCGATCCGAGGGAAGTCGTCGAGGAAGTGCTGGCGCGGATCGGGCGGCACGATCAGCCGCAGGCATGGATTCATCGGGTTTCGCAGGACATTTTGCGCCGCCGGGCGGCGGAGCTTTCGGCGATCGCGGGCGAAGCGCGGAAGGCGCTGCCGCTGTACGGCGTGCCCTTCGCGGTCAAGGACAACATCGACGTCGCCGGCGTGCCGACGACGGCGGGTTGCCCGGCGTATGCGTACACGCCGAGCGCGACAGCGTTCGCCGTGCAGCGGTTGCTCGAGGCGGGGGCGATCTTCGTGGGCAAGACGAACATGGACGCGTTCGCCACGGGGCTTGTCGGCACGCGCTCGCCGTATGGGGCTTGTCACAGCGTTTACCATCGCGACTACATCAGCGGCGGATCGAGCAGCGGATCGGCGGTCGTCACGGCGGATGAACTGGTGACGTTCGCGCTCGGAACGGACACGGCGGGGAGCGGGCGCGTGCCGGCGGCGTTCAATGGGCTCATCGGCCTCAAACCCACGCGCGGGCGGATCAGCATGCGCGGCGTCGTGCCGGCTTGCCGGTCGCTCGACTGCGTTTCGATTTTCACGAAGCACGCGGGCGATGCGGAGCGTGTGTTGGATGTGGTCGGCGCGTATGACGAGGCGGACGCATACGCGCGATGGACGCCGATGTTGACGCGAGCGACCGGCGCGTTTCGTTTCGGCATTTTGCGGGAGAATCAGCGGGAATTCTTCGGCGATTCCGCGGCGGCGGCGATGTATGAGAAGGCGATTGCGCGGTGCGTCGAACTCGGCGGCGAGGCGGTCGAGTTCGATTATGAGCCGTTGCATCTTGCGGCGCGATTGCTGTACGGCGGGCCGTGGGTGGCGGAGCGGTATGCGGCGATCGCCAAGTTCTTCGATGCCGATGCAGCGGATATCGATGAAACCGTGCGCACGATCATCGGGAAGGCGAAGGAGATTCGCGCGGATGAGGCATTTGGCGCGATGTATCTGCTGGAAGAACTGCGCGGGCAGTGCGCGAAGGTTTGGGAGGTCGCAGATGTGCTCATGCTGCCGACTGCTCCGACGATGTACCGGATTGAGGAGGTCAAGGCGGAGCCGATCAAGCTCAACACGAACCTCGGGCATTACACGAATTTCATGAACCTGTTGGACTGGTGCGGCGTGGCAACGCCGGCGGGTTTGCGGGCGGACGGGTTGCCGTTCGGTGTGACGTTTATCGGGCGGGCGTGGAGCGAGGCGACGCTGCTCGATCTGGCACGGCGGTTTGCGGGCGAGGCGGAGGCGGCGGTTCGGCCGCTGGCGAGACCGCGGGAGATGGTGAAGCTTGTCGTGGTCGGGGCGCATCTTTCGGGGATGCCGCTCAATTGGCAACTCATGTCGCGCGGGGCGAAGCTGATCGCATCATGTCGCACGGCGGCGGCGTATCGGTTGTACGCGCTGGCGAATTCCAAGCCGGCCAAACCGGCCCTGGTGCATGTCGGCAAGAGCGGCGCGGCGATCGAAGTCGAAGTGTGGACGATGAGTGTCGAAGCGTTCGGGAGTTTCGTCGATGACGTGCCCGGACCGCTGGCGATCGGGACGGTGACGCTCGATGACGGCGGCGCGGTGCATGGGTTCGTCGCCGAGCCGCGGGCGCTGGATGGGGCGATCGATATTACGCACTTCAGGGGATGGCGGGCATATGTAAAACAAGGCGGTGGGACTTAA
- the nikR gene encoding nickel-responsive transcriptional regulator NikR, giving the protein MIQAPSTPNLTRFSVSLPADLLDRLDAMVARRNLPSRSGALAEMIEHQLVEHEHPLGSEVVAGTITIVYRSNRGLIRNELAQVQRRYLKETISSQHVFLEHDHSLEVLLVQGPAKKLKSLSDQISAIKGVKQVRLAVTAHRLPPLH; this is encoded by the coding sequence ATGATCCAAGCCCCGTCCACACCGAACCTGACGCGCTTCTCCGTCTCGCTGCCCGCCGATCTTCTCGACCGGCTTGACGCCATGGTCGCCCGTCGCAATCTCCCCAGTCGCTCCGGCGCCCTCGCCGAAATGATCGAGCATCAGCTCGTCGAACATGAACACCCCCTCGGCTCCGAAGTCGTCGCCGGCACCATCACCATCGTCTACCGCTCCAACCGCGGCCTGATCCGCAATGAACTCGCCCAGGTCCAGCGCCGCTACCTCAAGGAAACCATCTCCTCCCAGCACGTCTTCCTCGAGCACGATCACAGTCTCGAAGTCCTCCTCGTGCAGGGCCCCGCCAAAAAACTCAAGTCCCTCTCCGACCAGATCAGCGCCATCAAAGGCGTCAAGCAGGTCCGACTCGCCGTCACCGCGCATCGCCTCCCGCCGCTGCACTGA
- a CDS encoding DUF1989 domain-containing protein: protein MTHDTSTPTAARDHARAMAGTVVPCMPTIPASRAADLPPGVEPADVVWHEAIAPGGYAARLLERGTRVRLTNLEGDACAQCVVYNADEPFERLNIADTVKVQWNAYLGAGKLLLSDMGRALMSITEDTAACHDTFCGCSTEKRNAKKYGDGSNSGKAPSARDRLLLGLAKHGLTRRDLGPNVNFFKGVRIEPDGSLTFVKNASKQGDFVTLRAEMRVLLVLANTPHVLDPRKQYTVTPLQVTAWRGPVTPLDDPIRCASPESVRAFQNVEDYYNR from the coding sequence ATGACGCACGATACCTCCACACCGACCGCCGCCCGTGACCACGCCCGCGCGATGGCCGGCACCGTCGTCCCCTGCATGCCGACCATCCCCGCTTCGCGCGCCGCCGATCTTCCGCCCGGCGTCGAGCCCGCCGACGTCGTCTGGCATGAAGCCATTGCGCCCGGCGGGTACGCCGCGCGCCTCCTTGAGCGCGGCACGCGCGTGCGGCTCACCAATCTCGAAGGCGATGCGTGCGCCCAGTGCGTCGTCTACAACGCCGACGAACCCTTCGAGCGACTCAACATCGCCGACACAGTCAAGGTGCAGTGGAACGCCTACCTCGGTGCGGGCAAGCTGCTGCTGTCCGACATGGGCCGCGCGCTCATGAGCATCACCGAAGACACCGCCGCCTGCCATGACACCTTCTGCGGCTGCTCCACCGAAAAACGCAACGCCAAAAAATACGGCGACGGCTCCAACAGCGGTAAGGCCCCCTCCGCCCGCGATCGACTCCTGCTCGGCCTCGCCAAGCACGGCCTGACCCGCCGCGATCTGGGCCCCAACGTCAACTTCTTCAAAGGCGTCCGCATCGAACCCGACGGCTCCCTGACATTCGTCAAAAACGCCTCAAAACAGGGCGATTTCGTCACGCTTCGCGCCGAGATGCGCGTGCTGCTCGTCCTCGCCAATACGCCCCACGTCCTCGATCCCCGCAAGCAATACACCGTGACGCCGCTGCAAGTCACCGCATGGCGCGGCCCGGTCACGCCGCTCGATGACCCGATCCGATGCGCCTCCCCCGAATCCGTCCGCGCCTTTCAGAACGTCGAAGACTACTACAACCGCTGA